The Deinococcus depolymerans genome contains the following window.
CACCATCTTCGGGTCGATCATCAGGAAGCGCAGCTCGGTCGGCAGGTACTTGAACAGCAGCGAGGTGATCAGGGTGTTCACGCACACCGACTTCCCGCTGCCGGTACTGCCGGCCACGAGCAGGTGCGGCATCTTGGCGAGGTCCCCGACCATCAGTTCCCCGTCGATGCTCTTGCCCAGAATGATCGGCAGTTTGGCGCGGGTCGCGCGGAAGCTCGGCGCGGCCGCCGCCTGATGGAACGTGACCGGTTCACGCTCGGCGTTCGGGACTTCCAGGCCGATGACGCTCTTGCCCGGCACCGGGGCCTCCACGCGCACGCCCCCCACCGCCAGCGCCCGCGCCAGGTCGTTGCTGAGTCCGGCGATGCGGCTGATCTTCTCGCCGGGTGCCGGTTCGATCTCGTAACGCGTGACGGTCGGTCCGCGGGCGAAATCCACCACCCGCGCCTGCAGGTTGAAGTGCCGCAGCGTCTCGTCGATCAGACTGGCCCGCTGCCGCGCGGAGATGTCGAGGGCCTCGGTGTTCAGCGCCGCTCCGGGAATCGGGTCGAGCAGCGCCTCGGTCGGCACCGCCAGCGGCAGCGCGCCCTGCGGGGGCCGGGGAGTCTCCAGGGCCGCCAGGCGGTCGTGCGGCAGTCCGGCCGGGGCAGGCACGGACCGAACCGGGGCGGGGGCAGGGGAGGACGGCGCCGGGGCGGGGGAGGGCAGGCCAGCAGCGGCCGTCGCCTCCCAGGGGGCCGTCAGTGGCGGGGCGGCGCGCGGGGTCGCGGCCGGGACCGGCGGGTCCGACGGACCGAAGGGCAGGTCGTCGTCCCCCCACCCGCTGAAGGGATCGAGGTCCGCGTGCAGGCCGGCGTGCACGGCCGAGCCGTCTGGCGGGACCGGGACGGGTGCGTCGGTCCACCCGTCCGGGTCGGTCCCGTCATCCAGGGAACCGAGGACCGGATCGGCCGCCTCGGCCGGCGGCAGGACGACCGGCGTGCGGGTCACCGGGGGCGGCAGGGTCGCGGTGGCAGGCGCGGCCGGCGTGGCGGGCGGGGGTGCGGTGGGGGCGGGGGGCTGCGTCGCGGCCAGTTCCGCCACGGCCAGCCCCGCCACGCCCGGTGCCTGGGCAGGTGGGGGCGTCTGGACTGTCTGGGGGACCTGGGCGGGCAGGGACGCCTCGCCGGGGCGGGTCCACAGTGGGGGCGAGGCTGGAAGGGCCGCGCCCGCCGCGGGTGTGCGGGCCTCCCCGGTGAAATCGAAGTCCAGGGTGGGGGGCGGCAGCACGGCCGGCGTGCTCATGGCCTCCGCGCGGCGGCGGGCTTCCTCCTGCGCGCGGGCCAGCTGCACGCGCCAGCCCGCCGGGTCGGCCAGGGTGCCGTCCGGGTCGGCGGCCAGCGCCTCGGCCAGCAGCGCGGCCACCTCGGTCGGCGCGCGGTCGAACGCGGCCGTCAGGTCCGGCCAGCCCGCGTACGCTTCAAGCCGGCCTCGCCACGCCGTGAAGTCGGTCGCGAGTTCCTGCCACTCGGTCACCCGCGCCTGATGCGCCGGGAGTTCGCGGGCAAGCAGCGCCGCGTCGGGTTTCATCAGGGCCTTCTCGGCCGCCTTGCGGTCCCGTTCCAGGCGACCGGCGCGTTGCGACAGCCGCTGAATCTCGATGACCATGCCCCGGCGCAGGCGTTCCAGCGCGCCGCTGGCCAGGGTGCTGGGCAGCTCGATGCTCAGTTCGTGCCGCCCGGCCCGGATCTCGTTCGCGGTGGCTTCCACGTTCGCGCCGGCGTCCGGCGCCTCGGCGCTCACGTCGGCGCGCAGGTCACGCGCGGCGTCCCCGACGAAGGTGCGGGTCGTTTCACGCCAGCCGGCCACGTCGCGTTCCAGGTGGCGCAGGCCCGCCTCGTCCAGCGTGCGGATCTCGCGCTGCGCGGCGCGCAGTTCGCCGAGCAGGGTGTTCAGGTCCGCCGCCTGCGGGTACAGCCGGCGCAGGCCCTCCACGTCGCGCAGGGCGGCCGCGACGTTCTGCCGCGCCGCGGCGCGAACCTTGGCGGATTCGCGGCCCTCCTGGCGGGACTCGATGACGCCCTGCACCTGCGCGGCGCCGCCGCCGAGCAGCACGCTCACGAAGCGGAAGAACCCCTTGAGCAGCGTGAGCGGCGCCAGGCGCAGCATCAGTTCCGCGCCCAGGGTGAGGGTCACCAGCGGCAGCAGCGCCGCGAGGTAACTCACGGTGGCCAGCAGCGGCCGCATGCCCGCCTCGGCCAGCAGGCCCGCGCCGCCCGGCTGCGCCACCTCGTGCAGCGCCAGCATGGACAGCACCACGAGCGCGCCGCCGAGCACCCGGCGCGACAGGTTACCCAGGTCGCGGCCCAGGAACACCAGCACGCCGTACGCGACCGGCACGACCGGCAGCAGCCACGCCGCCCAGCCCAGCTGCGACGTGAGCAGCGCGTGCGCCCGCGCCATGAACCCGGTGTCGCCTGCCTCGCCCTGCGGCACCAGCACCGTCACCCCCAGAAACATACCCAGCGCGAACAGCACCAGGCCCAGCGCCTCTCCGTCGAACCGGCTGACTGGAGGAGCACCTCTTGAACGAGCCTTCGCCATGGGGCGCAGTGTACCCCATGCTCCGGGTGCCGGGCAGCGGAAGGCTGCGGCCAGCACGGCATTTCACGCCGCGACCCCCGGCCCGCCCCCGGGGCATAATGGGGGGGTGCTGCACCTGCCCGATTCCCTGCACGCCGCGCTGTGGGCGCACGCCCGTCAGGATCCGGCGCGCGAGTGCGTGGGCGCGCTGGGTGGCAGGCGGCTGGAATGCGGCCAGGACACTGTCTGGGACGTGCGGACCCTGTACCCGCTGCCGAACATCGCGCCTCACCCGGACCGGGCGTACCTCGCGGACCCCCGCTGCCTGCTGCGCGCCCTGAAGGCCATGCGTGCCGAGAACCTGGAACTCGTGGGGCTGTACCACAGTCACCCGCGCGGCCCGCAGGCACCCAGCGAGACCGACCGGCGTCTGGCGAGTTACGAGGTGCCGTACCTGATTGCCGACCTGCGCAGCGGTCAGCTGGGCGCGTACCACCTGCCTGGCGGTCAGCGGGTCCCCCTGGTGGTGGGTGCCGCGCCGCCCGGGATGCCGGCGGCGACCCCTGCCTCCTGACGGGCGGCGCGGAAACGCTTGCGTCCGGGGCTTGCATGTGAACACAATGAGGACAGCGCATGAAGGCCGACCCCCCCGCCGTTCTCGTCCCCACCCCCACCTCCGGACCGGCAGGAGAGGGCCGCCCCGCCGTCCACTGGCGCTCCCTGCACGACCAGCCGGCCCTGCCGCCGGGCACCCTTGCCTTCGCGCTGCTCGCGCACGAGCACGCCGCCCGCGCCCACGCGCTGCACGCCGCGCTCGGTTGCCCCGACCCGGCCGGGCACGCCGCGCGCCTCCTGCGGCCCGGCCCGCCCCCGCACGGCCCCCAGCTGCACGGCCCCCACCTGGACGCCCTGAGCGCCCCCCACCCGCCGGCCATCGCCCGCGCACTCCGTGAAGCCCTGGGCGACCCGGCCCCCTGGACACCCGGCCCGGCCGGTTCACCCCGGTCCGCCGCGCGGCTGCCCCGGCTGCTGCGGCTGCTGTGGCAGGCAACCCGGCCCGCCCGGCCTGCCGAACCCGCCCCGGCCACCACCCCCCCGGCGGACCGGCTGCGCCGCGCACTGCACGCCCTGGCCGCCGCCGCCGCGCACCCCGCCCCGCTGACCGCGCCGCTGGCCACCCACCTGCTCTCCCGCATCACCCGCCACTGGCTGCACGACCCGCACACCCTGCACCTGGAACTGCTGCGCGACGCCAGCCGCCCCCAGGACGCCCCGCGCCACGCCCTGACCCAGCTGCGCACCACCCTCGGCGGCCCACGCCGCGCCGCCGCCCTGCTGGCCCTGCACCTCGCCCGGCACCAGCACCACGCACTGGCCGCGCAGCAGGCCGCGCTGCAGGCGGCCCGCCGCGAAGCCCTGCGCGCCGCCGTGACGGCCGCCGCCGCCCTGCGCACACGCGGCCTCCTGACCCGCACCGCCGACGCCCGCTGGCTGACGCCGCACGAACTGATCGCCGCGCTGGACGGCACCCTCCCGCCCACTGACCTCCCGGCCCTGATCGAGGCGCGCCGCGCCGCCCGCAGGCCGCAACCCGCGCCGCCCGCCCGGCCCCACACGCCGCCACACCCCGCGCCCGACACCCTGACGGCCGCCCCGCTGGCGCCCGGCGTGCGCGACGGCCGCCTGCGCCGCTGGACGCCCGGCCAGCCGGTCCCGCCCGGCGCGGTCCTGCTGCTGCCCGGCCCACCCCACCCGGCCCACCTGAACGCCCTGAGCGGTGCCCGCGCGCTGATCGTGCCGCGCAGCACCCTGCACTCGCCCGTCGCCGCGCACGCCCGCCACGCCGGGCTGCCGGCCCTGTCCCTCCCGGCCGCCGCCCAGTGGGAGCCGGACCCCGACTGGCTGCAAGAGGGCGCGCTCGTGCGCGTCAACGGGCACACGGGTCAGCTGATCCTGCTGCGCCGCGCCGGCCTGCCCGACCCGGTTCCCAGCTTCGACCTGAACCTCGACCTGAACCCCGCCCCGACCCGCCCCGGGGGACCGGCCGACCCGCACGCCGGCCCGGCGCACCTGCGGCTCCGGACCGGTCCCGCACCGTTCAGTTTCGACCTCGCCTGATGCCGGGCCGCATCCACGCGCTGCACGGCTTCATCGGCAGCGGCAAGACCACCCTGGCCCGCACCCTGGAAACGCAGCTGGGCGCGCTGCGCTTCACGTCCGACGAGTGGATGACCGCCCTGTACGGCCAGGACCCGCCCGCCGACGCGTTCCCGGCCCTGTTCCGGCGCGTGATGACCGTCATGGAGGCCCAGTGGACCCGCGCCGCCGCGCTCGGCGTACCCGTCATTCTGGACCACGGGTTCTGGACCCGCGCGGCCCGCGACGAACTGCGCGCGCAGGCGGCCGCGCTGGGCGCACCTCTGACCCTGCACGTCCTGACCGTCCCGGACGCCGAGGCGAGGCGGCGCGTGCAGGCCCGCAACCTCCAGCCGGGCGCGCTGCTGATCGCCGACGACACCTTCGACCTGTTCCGCCCGCGTTTCGAGCCGCTCACGCCGGACGAGGAGGGCCTGCAGGACGTGACCCGCTGGCCCTGACCGCCTGCCGGATCAGGGGAGGCGCGCGATCCGTTCCAGCAGCAGCGTGAAGAACTCGCGGTCCCGCACGCCGACCGCCACCTGCGCGTTCGCGGGCCGCCCGGTCACGCCGTACAGGTCGCAGACGGTTCGGCCCAGGTTCAGTCCCTCCTGCGTCTCGACCTGCACGTGCATGCTCTGCCAGTCCAGCAGGTCCGGCCTGAACGCCGCCGCGACGGCCAGCGGGTCGTGCAGCGCGCCGCCACTCAGGCCGTAGCGGTCGCGGTACACCCCCGCGTAGAAGGTCAGCAGTTCCGCGCACGCGGCCCCCGCGCGGTTCCCCAGGGCGCGCAGGGCAGCCACGCGGTCCGGCGTGGCGACCGCCTGCATGGTCACGTTCAGGCCCACCATGCGCAGCGGCACGCCCGCACCGAACACGATCTGCGCGGCGTGCGGGTCGACCAGCGCGTTGAACTCGGCGGCCGGCGTGCGGTTCCCGTGCCCGGTACTGCCGCCCATCCACACGATCTCGCGGATCAGCGGCGCGATATCCGGCGCGAGCCGCAGGGCCAGCGCCACGTTCGTGAGCGGCCCGGTCGCGACCAGCGTCACCTCGCCCGGCCGCGCCCGCACCGTGCGGATGATGAAATCCACGGCGTGTTCCGCCTCCGGCGCCCGCAGCGGCTCCGGCAGGCCCGCCGCCGGCAGGCCGGTCGCGCCGTGCACGCCCGCCGCCGTGACCCCCTCGCGCAGCAGGGGCCGGTCCGCGCCCGCGAAGTACGGCACGTCCCGTCCCGCCTCGCCCGAGAGGGCCAGCACCACGCCCGCATTCCGGGTGGTCAGGGCCAGCGGCACGTTCCCGTGCACGGCCGTGAAGCCCAGCACCTGCACGTCCTCGAAGCTGCCCAGCGCCAGCAGCCAGCCCACCGCGTCGTCCAGGCCGGGGTCACCGTCGAAGATCACGGGCAGCGGAGCGGGGCGGGCCGGGGTGCGGTCAGTCATGGCGGGCAGCATAGCGCCCACCTGAAAATGCGAGAACGGGGCCGCGCGGGCCCCGTCGTGACGGTGTTGCGCTCAGGCCTGGGCCGCGCCGCCGTCCTGCGGGCCGACCGGCCCCTCGCCGCGAATGGTGGCGATGGTCGCCTCGACCATCTCCTGAAAACCGCCCTGGTGCATGGCCGTCATGAGTTCGATGGTCTTGGCGGCCGCGCCCTCGAACACGAAGCCCGTCTCGTGGATCTGGCAATCCTGCATGGCGGTGCCGTCCTCGCCGCTGAAGACCAGCACGCACCGTTCGAAGGTGCAGTTCACGAACTGCGTGCCGTCCAGGGGAATGCGTTTACCGGTGAACGTCTGATTCTCGATCGTCTGCATGATAGGCGGGCAGCATAGCGCGCCGCCCGCTCCGTCACTGCCGCCCGGAGCAGGGGACGTCCCCTCCTCCGGCTGCGGGTCATGCGGACTCCGATTGAACGGCTTTGTAAGCCATTCAATCCGAGTCCGTATCACTTCCCGACGAACACGGCGGTGGTCAGCGCGGGCACGGTCACGCTGTTGCCCGAGGCGCGGCTGGTCTTCACGGTCGCGTCGGTGCCGGCGGCCAGCGCGGGGTGCAGGCCCAGGTTCAGGCCCGCGAGGGCCGCGTCGCTGAGGGTCACGCCCTGGCCGGTCGCGTTGAACACCACGACCACGTTGCGGTAGGGGTTGGTGGGACTGATGGCGCCGCTGAGTTTCATGGCGATCACGCCGGGCTGCTGCGCCGGGCCCACGTTCAGGAACGTCAGGCCCTGCCCCACCTGCGCGGCGGTGTCCATGCGGAACAGCGTGCTGGAGTACCGGACGCGCAGCATCTCGCGGTAGTGGTCGAAGGCCCGCTGAATGTCGGCCGCCGACGGTTTCAGGGCCGGGTTGCCCAGCAGGCCGCGGTACAGGTTCCAGTTCGCCTCGTTCTTCTCGGCGGGCGGCAGCCCCCGGCCGAAGCCGTTGCTCTTGCCGGTGAAGTCCAGGGTGTTGAACCAGTCGCCGCTGTTGTAGCTGTCGGTGTCGAAGCTCTTGGAGCGAAGGATCTCGTCCCCGGCGTAGCTGAACGGCAGGCCCTGCCCGAGCAGCACGACGCTGTTGGCGAGGTTCTGCATGCGGGTGCGCTGCGCGGAGGTGGCGCTCAGGGGCGCTTTCAGGAGGACCGCGTCGAACAGCGTCTGGTTGTCGTGCGCGCTGACGTACGTGATCGCCTCGCGGGGGCTGGCTGCGTACCCGGCGGGCGCGCCGTTGTAGTTCACCTCGGCGCCCTTCACGGTCTTGCCGGTCGCGTCGGTGAAGCGGTAGTCGCGCAGGTTCCCGGTCAGGCCGATCCGCACCTGATCGGCGAGGCTCAGGGCCCTGGCCTTATCCGCGTTCGCGGGTTGCCCGTTGGGCAGCACGAACAGCCCGGTCGCGAAGCCCTGCTCCTGCAGGCCGCCGAAGGGGTTGCCGCCGCGCACCGCGTCACGCAGGCGGTCGTTGAAGGTCCCGATGCCCTGCCCGAACAGGTTCAGTTGCGTGGCGTTCGGGCCGCGCTTGTTGCCCTGCACCTCGCCGAAGTCCCAGCCCTCGCCGTAGAGGTAGATGCTCTTGCCGTCCACCCCGTCCTTCTGCACGGTCAGCGCGTCGAGCGCCTTGCGGGCGGCCTGCAGGTCGGCGACCATGTGGTGCCCCATCAGGTCGAAGCGGAAGCCGTCCACCTTGTAGGCCTTTGCCATCAGGACCAGCGTGTCCACCATCAACTTGCGCATCATGACGTGCTCGGTGGCGGTGTTCGAGCAGCAGGTACTGTTCTCCACGCCGCCGCTGGCGTTCAGGCGGTGGTAGTAGCCGGGCACGATCCGGTCCAGCACGCTGCGGTCCGCCTGCCCACTGGCGGCTGTGTGGTTGAACACCACGTCCTGCACGACCCGCAGGCCCATGCCGTTCAGCGCGGCGACCATGCGGCGGTACTCCAGGGTCCGCTGGTCGGGGTTCACGGCGTAGCTGCCCTCGGGCACCATGTAGTGGTACGGGTCGTACCCCCAGTTGTAGGCGTCGGCGTCCTTCACGGCCGTCACGGCTTTCTGCTGCTCGTCGCTGTTCGGCGCGAACCGGCTCAGGTCACCGGGGGACTTCCACGCGGCCTTGTCCTCGCTGATCGTGGCGATGTCGAAGGTGGGCAGCAGGTGCACGGCCTTCAGGCCCGCGTCGGCCAGGGCCTTCAGGTGCTTCACGCCGTCACTGCCGGGCAGCGTGAACGCGAGGTACGTGCCGCGCTGCGCCGCCGGGACGGTGCTGTCGGCGGCGCTGAAGTCACGCAGGTGCAGCTCGTAGAAGCTCAGGTCGCCCGCCGAACGCAGCGCCGGTTTCTTCAGGGCGTCCCAGCCCTGCGGTCTGGTGGCCGGATCGTTCAGGTCCAGCAGCACCGAGCGGGCGCTGCCCCGCGTCAGCGCCACCGAGTACGGATCGGTCACGAGGTTCGTCTCGACCTTGCCGGTGCTGGGCGCGTACACCTTCACCTCGTAGCGGTAGGCGGCGCCGCGCCAGGTCTGCGCGCCCTTCACGGTCCAGACGCCCTTCGCGTCACGGGTCATGGGCACCACCGTCTCCTGACCGCCGGGCACGGTCAGGCGTAATTTGACGTCCTGCGCGGTCGGCGCCCACAGGCGCAGCGTCGGGACGTTGCCCTGCCACTGCGCGCCCAGCGCGCCGTCGTACGCGAACAGGTCGTCCAGCGCCCAGGCGGTCTGCACGCCGGTCGCGTCCAGGACCGTGCCGTCCGGCATGACGCTGCTCACCGCCACCTGACCCTGCAACGCGGCCCCGATGCGCGCGGCCTCCTCGGGGCGCACCCGCAGCAGCGCGTAACCGCTCAGGTACGGGGCTTTCGCCTTCAGGGCGGCGTTCAGGCCCCCCTCGACCTCCTCCAGCGTCAGGGTGTCGCCGCCGTCCACGCCCGCGCCGGTCAGTTTCAGGCCGCCGGCCCGCGCGGCGTGCAGGGTCAGCAGCGCGCCCGGCTGCACGAACTCCGGCTTCACCGCGATCAGGTCCCGCGAGAGCATCACCGCCTGCGCGCGGGTCAGGTCGCCCACCGTGCGCACACTGGTGTCCGGGCGGGTGGTGTTCACGGCCGCGTTGCCACTGACGATCCACGCCTGATTGCCCATCTCGTTCATCAGGAACTGATCCGCGCCCGGATCCTTGCTGTCGCCGTTATGCACGATGAACCCCAGTTTCTTCCAGTCGGTCTTCATGGGCACGTCCCAGTACACGCCGAAGCTGTTCGTGCCGGTGGGCGTCAGGGGCTTACTCCACTCGACCTGCGCGGTCGTGTCCTCCCAGGCGTGCAGGCCCCACCCGTCGTACTTCCCGTCCGGGCGGTAGTAGTTGATGCGGGCCGCGCCAGCCGGGACGGGCGGGTCGCTGAGGACGGCGGGCGCCCCGTACGCGAAGTCGGCCTTGCCGCTCGTGACGGTCACCTCGTTCCCCTTGCCGGGGTCCGCGAAGAAGTCCGGGCCGGGGTCCTTCTCGTCACCCCTGTGCACGATGAACCCGACCTTCGCCGCGCCTGCCTTCAGGGGCACGTCCCAGTACGCCCCGCCCGCATCCACCCCGGTCTGCACCAGGGGCTTGCTCCACTCGACCTGCGCGGTCGTGTCCTCCCAGACGTGCAGGCCCCACCCGTCGTACTTCCCGTCCGGGCGCACGTAGCGCACGCGCAGCACGTTCTTCGGGATGGGCTGCGCGGCACCTGCTGCCGCCGGGGTGGCCGGGGCAGTGGTCGCTGGGGCGGCGGGGGCGGCCTGCGTGGCGGGCGCCTTGCTGGCGTCCACGGTGAACGGCCCGGCCTTCGCGTACGCCACGTTCGCGCTGCCGGACTTCAGGAACAGCTCGCGGCCCCGGCTCAGGTCGAACCACAGGTCCCTGTCGGCGTCCTTGGTGTCGCCCTTGTGGACGATGAACCCCAGCTTCTGCGCGCCGGGCTTCAGCGGAATGTCGAAGTACGCGCCGAAGTCGTCCTTGCCGCCCTGGGCGAGCGGTCTGTCCCAGGCGACCTGGGCGGTGGTGTCCTCCCAGACGTGCAGGCCCCAGCCCGCGTAGGCGCCGTCCGAGCGCTGGTAGTGCACCCGCGCGGTGTCGGCAGGGAGGGTTGTTTGCGCCGCTGCCGAAGCAGCCAGCGCGACCGTCAGAAGGGTCGCCAGTCTTTTCATGTGTGCCTTGAAGTGTAACCCGTCCGCCGTGGGAGTGCTTCCATGAACCGGTTGCAAGGGAACCGGCGCCGCACCCCCAACGTTCCTTGAGGCCCGGCACACCCGCCCCGCCGCACCCCGACCCTACAGTGGGCGCCATGACCGGACACACCAGCGACGAAGTGGTGGGCACCCCCACCGAGCCCCACGAGCACAGCGACGCCGAGAGCCTGCGCCACATTCCCCCCAGCCACGACCAGCGCGGCGTCGTTCAGGACAGCCCCGGCAACCCCGACATCGGCGTCGAGCACGGCGAACCCAACCGCCAGAACGACCCGCAGAACGAGCCGACCAACGACGGCGTGTAACCCGCCGCTCCGGCAATCATCGGTTGAGGCCCGCATCCGCACCGGATGGGGCCTCATGCTTGCTGCGGCTCACACGGATTCCGTTTGTTTCGCCAGCAATACGGAACTTCACCGGATTGCCAGCTCCACGTCCGGAACCCGTTTTTCTCCTGCTCTGCGGAGCAGCTCTGTGAGTCGCATCCGCTCGGACCCAGCGGGCTTTGCAGCCCATTCAATCGGAGTCGGTATCAGATCAGGGAACGACCTGCCGTCCCTCGGGGCCGTACTGCGCCAGTACCGCCCGTGCGACCGCGCCCGCCTGCCCGGCCCGCACGAGCGCCACGACCGCGCCGCCGAAGCCCGCGCCGGTCATGCGCGCCCCGAACACGTCCGGGTGCGCCTGCAGCAGCGCCACGAGTTCATCCACGCGCGGGTGGCTGACCGCGTAATCGTCGCGCAGGCTGGCGTGGCTGGCGTTCATCAGCACGCCGAAGCGCGCGGCGTCCACGTCGGCGGCCAGCGCGGCCTGCACGCGGGCGTTCTCGCTGACCACGTGCCGCGCCCGTTCGCGCAGCGGTTCGGGCAGCGCCTCCACGCTCTGGGGGTCCTGCACGTCGCGCAGTTCGGTCACGCCCAGCAGGCGGGCGGCCTCCTCGACCTGGGCGCGGCGTTCGTTGTAGCCGCTCTCGGCGAGTCTGCGCGGCACGCCGCTGTCGATGACCAGCACCTCGGCCCCGGCAGGCAGCGGCAGCAGCCAGCGTTCCAGGCTGCGGGTGTCGAGCAGCAGCATGGTCGCGCTGTTCGCCACCGAGCTGGCCATCTGGTCCATGATGCCGCACTGCACGCCCACGAACTCGTGCTCGACGCGCTGCGCGATCAGGGCGATGCGTTCGTCGCTGGCATCCAGGATGCCCAGGTCCCGCAGGCCGCGCAGGACCGCGACTTCCAGCGCGGCGCTGCTGCTCAGGCCCGCGCCCATCGGCACGTTCGACGTGACGAGGACGTCCAGTCCGTCCGGCGCGCCGCCCAGCGCCAGGGCGCCCGCCACGTAGCGTGCGAAGCCGCCTTCGGCATTCCCGCCGACCGGGAAGGTGCTCTGTTCGTTCAGGTCGGCGGCGAACACCCGGTGCTCGCGCGTGCCGTTGGCACCCAGCGCCACGGTCGTCACCTGCGGGATGGCGGTGGGCAGCACGAACCCGCCCTGGTAGTCGGTGTGCTCGCCCAGCAGGTTCACGCGGCCCGGCGCGCTGGCCGTCACCTGCGGCGCGCGGCCGAAGTGCTGCTCGAAGGTCGGAAGGCTCTCTGAGGGGGTGGGCGTCGTCACAGGTTCTCTCCGGCGGTGGGGGAGACGGCGCGCAGTTCGGCGGCGGCCGCCTCCGGGAATTTGTCGTTCGCGAACTCCCCGGCGCCCTGCTCGGTCCCGGCGAGGTACTTCATGCGGCCCGGTGCACGCAGGTACGGGTAGATCTCGATGTGCAGCGGGAACGCCGGGTGCGGTCCGTCCAGCGGCGCCTGATGCACCGTCAGCAGGTACGGCATCCGCACGCCGAACAGGCCGTCCAGGCGCAGCAGGGCGTCTTTCAGGGTGCGGGCGAGGCTGGCGCGCTCCCCGGCGCCCAGTTCGGACAGCAGACTGACCGGGCGGGTGGGCAGGACCCACGTCTCGAAGGTGTAGCGCGCGAACGGCGGCACGACGCTCAGGGACTCGCCGTCGTCATGGACGATCCGTTCGCCGCTCTCCCGCTCGCCCTCCACGAAGTCCGGGAGCCACGGGCGGCCGCTCTGCGCGTGGTACGCCTCCATCTGCGCGGTCATGCGGGCCTGCACGGGCGGCACGTGATCGTAGGCGTAGATCTGCCCGTGCGGGTGGTGCAGCGTCACGCCGACCTCCACGCCCCGGTTCTCGAAGGCCAGGACGCTGTGAATCTGCCCGGTCGCCGCCAGCCGGGTGGTGCGGTCAGCCCAGACGCCCAGCAGCAGGTCCACCTGCGCGTCCGTCAGGTCGCTCAGGCGGCCCTGGGCATTCTGGCTGAACACCACGACCTCGCATTTGCCCACGCCCGCGCGCGTCCCGGCCGGGCCCTGTGGCGGCGTGGGCGCGTTCAGGGTCAGGCTGGGAAAGCGGTTGTCGAACACCGCGATGTCGTAGCGGCCCTGCGGCAGCTCGGTGGGGTGCGCGGGGTCGCTGGTGGGGGCCAGCGGGTTGTACTCGGGCGGCGGCAGGAACGTGCGCCCCATGCGGTGCGCGGCGTACATGACCCACTCGCCGCGCAGCGGGTGCCAGCGCAGCAGCGGGCGGGCGTCCACGGGGTCCGGGCTGGGGCTGGGAATCTCGCCGGTCACGGTGACCGGCTCCAGGCCGTACAGCGTCAGGGTGCGCCCGTCGGGTTTCGTGAAGTCCTGCGCGTGCAGGGTGGCGGGGGCCTCGGTGGGGGTGGTCATTTCTGCACCTCA
Protein-coding sequences here:
- the galT gene encoding galactose-1-phosphate uridylyltransferase; this encodes MTTPTEAPATLHAQDFTKPDGRTLTLYGLEPVTVTGEIPSPSPDPVDARPLLRWHPLRGEWVMYAAHRMGRTFLPPPEYNPLAPTSDPAHPTELPQGRYDIAVFDNRFPSLTLNAPTPPQGPAGTRAGVGKCEVVVFSQNAQGRLSDLTDAQVDLLLGVWADRTTRLAATGQIHSVLAFENRGVEVGVTLHHPHGQIYAYDHVPPVQARMTAQMEAYHAQSGRPWLPDFVEGERESGERIVHDDGESLSVVPPFARYTFETWVLPTRPVSLLSELGAGERASLARTLKDALLRLDGLFGVRMPYLLTVHQAPLDGPHPAFPLHIEIYPYLRAPGRMKYLAGTEQGAGEFANDKFPEAAAAELRAVSPTAGENL
- the pulA gene encoding pullulanase-type alpha-1,6-glucosidase, which encodes MKRLATLLTVALAASAAAQTTLPADTARVHYQRSDGAYAGWGLHVWEDTTAQVAWDRPLAQGGKDDFGAYFDIPLKPGAQKLGFIVHKGDTKDADRDLWFDLSRGRELFLKSGSANVAYAKAGPFTVDASKAPATQAAPAAPATTAPATPAAAGAAQPIPKNVLRVRYVRPDGKYDGWGLHVWEDTTAQVEWSKPLVQTGVDAGGAYWDVPLKAGAAKVGFIVHRGDEKDPGPDFFADPGKGNEVTVTSGKADFAYGAPAVLSDPPVPAGAARINYYRPDGKYDGWGLHAWEDTTAQVEWSKPLTPTGTNSFGVYWDVPMKTDWKKLGFIVHNGDSKDPGADQFLMNEMGNQAWIVSGNAAVNTTRPDTSVRTVGDLTRAQAVMLSRDLIAVKPEFVQPGALLTLHAARAGGLKLTGAGVDGGDTLTLEEVEGGLNAALKAKAPYLSGYALLRVRPEEAARIGAALQGQVAVSSVMPDGTVLDATGVQTAWALDDLFAYDGALGAQWQGNVPTLRLWAPTAQDVKLRLTVPGGQETVVPMTRDAKGVWTVKGAQTWRGAAYRYEVKVYAPSTGKVETNLVTDPYSVALTRGSARSVLLDLNDPATRPQGWDALKKPALRSAGDLSFYELHLRDFSAADSTVPAAQRGTYLAFTLPGSDGVKHLKALADAGLKAVHLLPTFDIATISEDKAAWKSPGDLSRFAPNSDEQQKAVTAVKDADAYNWGYDPYHYMVPEGSYAVNPDQRTLEYRRMVAALNGMGLRVVQDVVFNHTAASGQADRSVLDRIVPGYYHRLNASGGVENSTCCSNTATEHVMMRKLMVDTLVLMAKAYKVDGFRFDLMGHHMVADLQAARKALDALTVQKDGVDGKSIYLYGEGWDFGEVQGNKRGPNATQLNLFGQGIGTFNDRLRDAVRGGNPFGGLQEQGFATGLFVLPNGQPANADKARALSLADQVRIGLTGNLRDYRFTDATGKTVKGAEVNYNGAPAGYAASPREAITYVSAHDNQTLFDAVLLKAPLSATSAQRTRMQNLANSVVLLGQGLPFSYAGDEILRSKSFDTDSYNSGDWFNTLDFTGKSNGFGRGLPPAEKNEANWNLYRGLLGNPALKPSAADIQRAFDHYREMLRVRYSSTLFRMDTAAQVGQGLTFLNVGPAQQPGVIAMKLSGAISPTNPYRNVVVVFNATGQGVTLSDAALAGLNLGLHPALAAGTDATVKTSRASGNSVTVPALTTAVFVGK
- the galK gene encoding galactokinase; the encoded protein is MTTPTPSESLPTFEQHFGRAPQVTASAPGRVNLLGEHTDYQGGFVLPTAIPQVTTVALGANGTREHRVFAADLNEQSTFPVGGNAEGGFARYVAGALALGGAPDGLDVLVTSNVPMGAGLSSSAALEVAVLRGLRDLGILDASDERIALIAQRVEHEFVGVQCGIMDQMASSVANSATMLLLDTRSLERWLLPLPAGAEVLVIDSGVPRRLAESGYNERRAQVEEAARLLGVTELRDVQDPQSVEALPEPLRERARHVVSENARVQAALAADVDAARFGVLMNASHASLRDDYAVSHPRVDELVALLQAHPDVFGARMTGAGFGGAVVALVRAGQAGAVARAVLAQYGPEGRQVVP